A genomic segment from Dermatobacter hominis encodes:
- a CDS encoding Mrp/NBP35 family ATP-binding protein produces MAPTSDAVIDALRPVQDPELHRSIVDLDMVRGVQVDGGTVALTIALTTPGCPLKNEIERRATEAVTALDGVDRVALEFTSMTDEERAVLRQKLHGDPASTAGSQPTHGHSEGRAIPFADPSSKTRVLLVASGKGGVGKSSVTTNLAISLAARGKSVAIVDADVWGFSVPRMLGIERPPVLIDQMIIPPEAHGVRLISMGFFVEEDQPVIWRGPMLHKALEQFLTDVYWDEPDYLVVDLPPGTGDVSISLSQYLPRAELYVVTTPQPAAQTVAQRAAFMAEKVRLDLKGVIENMSWFTGDDGKRYEIFGSGGGQALADKVQVPLLGQIPLVPALREGGDTGTPITVAEPDSEAAKEFAAIAERVDVELAPTRRFNAELKIL; encoded by the coding sequence ATGGCCCCCACCTCTGACGCCGTCATCGATGCGCTGCGCCCCGTCCAGGACCCCGAGCTGCACCGCTCGATCGTCGACCTGGACATGGTGCGCGGCGTGCAGGTCGACGGCGGGACGGTGGCCCTGACCATCGCCCTCACCACGCCCGGCTGCCCCCTCAAGAACGAGATCGAGCGGCGCGCCACCGAGGCCGTCACCGCGCTCGACGGCGTCGACCGCGTCGCCCTCGAGTTCACCTCGATGACCGACGAGGAGCGGGCCGTCCTCCGCCAGAAGCTGCACGGCGACCCGGCGTCGACCGCGGGTTCGCAGCCGACCCACGGCCACTCGGAGGGGCGCGCCATCCCGTTCGCCGACCCGTCGTCGAAGACGCGCGTCCTCCTCGTGGCGTCGGGCAAGGGTGGCGTCGGCAAGTCGTCGGTGACCACCAACCTCGCGATCTCGCTGGCGGCACGGGGGAAGTCGGTCGCCATCGTCGACGCCGACGTCTGGGGCTTCTCTGTCCCGCGGATGCTCGGCATCGAGCGCCCCCCGGTGCTGATCGACCAGATGATCATCCCGCCCGAGGCCCACGGCGTCCGGCTGATCTCGATGGGCTTCTTCGTCGAGGAGGACCAGCCGGTCATCTGGCGGGGCCCCATGCTCCACAAGGCGCTCGAGCAGTTCCTCACCGACGTGTACTGGGACGAGCCCGACTACCTGGTCGTCGACCTCCCGCCGGGCACGGGCGACGTGTCGATCTCGCTGTCGCAGTACCTGCCGCGCGCCGAGCTGTACGTGGTGACCACGCCGCAGCCGGCGGCGCAGACGGTGGCGCAGCGCGCCGCCTTCATGGCCGAGAAGGTCCGCCTCGACCTCAAGGGCGTGATCGAGAACATGTCGTGGTTCACCGGCGACGACGGGAAGCGATACGAGATCTTCGGCAGCGGCGGCGGCCAGGCGTTGGCCGACAAGGTCCAGGTGCCGCTGCTCGGACAGATCCCGCTGGTCCCCGCCCTCCGCGAGGGCGGCGACACCGGTACGCCGATCACGGTCGCCGAGCCCGACTCGGAGGCCGCGAAGGAGTTCGCGGCGATCGCCGAGCGGGTCGACGTCGAGCTGGCGCCGACCCGGCGCTTCAACGCCGAGCTCAAGATCCTCTGA